The nucleotide sequence AGCAGGAATTGGAGCAGGCCTTGTTGCCGTTGCGATACCTCTATCTAGCAGCGCTGGCAAAAAAGCAAAAGAAGCGGTAGATATATACAATATGTCTTTAGAAAAGCAAACAAATAATTTTAATCCGGAATTAAATATTTTAGCTTCCGGCAATGGTTTGGGATTGTCCTTGCGATTTTAATCTTTACTGAATTTTATACAAAACTGGTTTAGAAGGCGAAGCATCATTCTCAAAAGCAGCGATCTGCAAATTCAGGAAGTATGCTCCGTCTTCGATCTGGTTTGGGATATAAACAAGCTCTGTAATGGTAGCATCAAATCGAGTATTTTTAGGATAGTCCCAAAATGCTTTATGTGCCAATAGTTTCCCCTCATCCTTTTCTTTATCTACCGAGGGTAAATCTATAAGCAAATGCTTTACATTCAATTTACGAATGTGCAGCATTGCATCTTCAGATAAATAAGGCCAATTGGTGTGTGAATATTTCTTGCTGCGCTTATCGATATAATTAGGTATTGTTCTAATAATTAAAGATTCTGGACAAGAATTACCTATCTGATCTTTAAGAATTGCTTCGGAAATCACCTGATCTTCATCTTCATCTTCTGGTGTAACAGAAATTAATTTTGCCTTAAAGAAGAATTTTTTAAGCGTCTGATTTATACTGAAAAAATCTTTACTGATATGCCCAACACATTCGGTATGCGTCCCATGCCCATGCGGATTAAACTGAATGTTATTAAAATTCACTGAAGCTCCTTCTGAAACTTTCCCTACAAAATCACCATCTCTAAATGGCGTAATCCTAGGTGCATCTAAATACCATGCTATCGGGTTTCTTTCATCGCCACGCAAACTCAACGAAATATCGATTGGTTTTGAAAAATCAATAGAAAACGTTTCTTCTTCATACTGAATTTGTGCAAGCATATTATGTGATCTAAGGTAAGAATCTTGTTAATGAGATTTTACGGATTCCCACGTAAAATTAGCAATTTATTTTCGAAGCATGTGTTGCGCAATATTTTAATTTAAATTAGCCAATCATCATTTTCGAATTAAAATTCAGGTGATATTTTACACTCAAAATTCAGCATTCAAAATATGGAATACAACTAATTCTAATATCTAAAAGCGAAGCAGTCTAAAATCTAAATTCTATCTACTAATCCAAATAAAACAGATCTGCCGCGATTCCGTCGCTTAAAAAAGTTCCTTTTTCTGTAATATGCATCACGTTATCTTCGGTTCTTAGAAGTTGTTTCTGAAATAAAACAGCCGACTGTTCCTCTAAATATTTCAGATATTTTTTACCGAATTTCGATTCTATTTCTTCAAAATCTACTCCAAAATGAGTCCTTAGTCGCATCATAATATATTCGTTGTAACGATCTGTGGTACTCAATTCTTCTAATTGAAGTGGCAATTCTGATTTTTCGATCGCTTTGATATAAAGCGAATTGTTCGCAACATTCCACTTTCTACAATTTCCGTCATAGGAATGCGCAGAAGGACCAATTCCCAAATATGGTTTCCCTAACCAGTATGCGGTATTGTTTTGCGAAAAATAGCCCGGTTTTCCATAATTTGAAAATTCATAATGTTCAAATCCTGCATTTTTAAGAGTCGTTCTTAAAATCTCAAAATTTTGCGCTGCAGCAGCATCATCTACGGGTTTTACTTTTCCCTTTTCTATAAACTTTTGCAGTGCTGTATTTGGCTCTACCGTTAATGCATAGCTCGAAATATGCGGAATATCCAAATCCAATAAAATCTGAATGTTTTTCTTCCATCGTTCATCACTCATTCCCGGTACTCCATAAATCAAATCAACCGAAATATTATCGAATTTTGATCGCGCCAGTTTTATAGATTGCAGTGCTTCTTCAGCATTATGTGCACGATTCATCAATTTTAAATCATCTTCAAAAAAAGACTGTACGCCAATACTTAATCTATTAATTTTTGAATTGGCCAGCTCCTCTATTTTCTCTTCAGAAAGATCGTCAGGATTGGCTTCTAAAGTAATTTCAGCATTTTCAGCAACATTGTAAGTGGCGTAAATGGTTTCAAAAATCGCATTCAATTCAGCTAAATTCAGCAAACTTGGTGTCCCGCCACCAAAATAAATGGTTTGGATAGATCCTTCCGGCATTTCATCTTTCCGAAGAATCAGTTCTTTTTGCAATGCGTTTATCAACTCATCTTTCTTTTTTAGCGAAGTAGAAAAATGAAAATCGCAGTAATGGCACGCCTGCTTACAAAATGGGATATGAATGTAGATTCCGCTCATTTAATTCAATTTGATAATTTGGAAATGTGAGAATGTGAGAATGTGAGAAT is from Zunongwangia endophytica and encodes:
- a CDS encoding cyclase family protein; translated protein: MLAQIQYEEETFSIDFSKPIDISLSLRGDERNPIAWYLDAPRITPFRDGDFVGKVSEGASVNFNNIQFNPHGHGTHTECVGHISKDFFSINQTLKKFFFKAKLISVTPEDEDEDQVISEAILKDQIGNSCPESLIIRTIPNYIDKRSKKYSHTNWPYLSEDAMLHIRKLNVKHLLIDLPSVDKEKDEGKLLAHKAFWDYPKNTRFDATITELVYIPNQIEDGAYFLNLQIAAFENDASPSKPVLYKIQ
- the hemW gene encoding radical SAM family heme chaperone HemW, with translation MSGIYIHIPFCKQACHYCDFHFSTSLKKKDELINALQKELILRKDEMPEGSIQTIYFGGGTPSLLNLAELNAIFETIYATYNVAENAEITLEANPDDLSEEKIEELANSKINRLSIGVQSFFEDDLKLMNRAHNAEEALQSIKLARSKFDNISVDLIYGVPGMSDERWKKNIQILLDLDIPHISSYALTVEPNTALQKFIEKGKVKPVDDAAAAQNFEILRTTLKNAGFEHYEFSNYGKPGYFSQNNTAYWLGKPYLGIGPSAHSYDGNCRKWNVANNSLYIKAIEKSELPLQLEELSTTDRYNEYIMMRLRTHFGVDFEEIESKFGKKYLKYLEEQSAVLFQKQLLRTEDNVMHITEKGTFLSDGIAADLFYLD